The Methyloferula stellata AR4 genome includes a window with the following:
- a CDS encoding glycosyltransferase family 4 protein: MNAPSEALTIVICIDHAAITGGQAKVAIDSAVGLKRHGHRPIVFAATGPIAQELEAAGVEVICLGQSDLLGNASRAAAALQGTWNFKAIDALRHLLASLPHATTIVHVHGWAKALSPSIAVPIRASGLPALYTIHEYFMFCPNGGFYNFQTGRACELTPLSAQCWMTHCDSRMYAHKLWRNARLAIARGIVGLPEVFADYIALSGFQEGIVGKYLPRDATLHLVGNPIDADNLGPKPDPASGDIIFVGRVSREKGPFLFAEAARRLGMIPTFVGDGPVASELKAAFPEARMLGWQNPASVREAMRSARALVFPSLWYEGQPLTVLEAKALGTPVIVSDGCAGREDVEDGATGFWFKSGDAGDLSRVLELAKDDASIARMSAASYAAYWADPPTLDRHIARLTAVYRTILARKGAVSMPAAQKHIAARLAG; the protein is encoded by the coding sequence TCATGCGGCGATCACGGGTGGTCAGGCGAAAGTCGCCATCGACAGCGCCGTCGGTCTCAAACGGCATGGCCATCGGCCGATCGTTTTCGCGGCGACAGGTCCGATCGCGCAGGAACTCGAGGCTGCGGGCGTCGAAGTGATCTGTCTCGGCCAGAGCGATCTGCTCGGCAATGCGTCGCGCGCCGCGGCAGCGCTTCAGGGCACCTGGAATTTCAAAGCGATCGACGCGCTGAGACATCTGTTGGCAAGCCTTCCCCACGCGACAACCATCGTGCATGTGCATGGCTGGGCAAAGGCCCTGTCGCCTTCGATCGCGGTTCCGATCCGTGCTTCCGGATTGCCGGCGCTTTATACGATCCACGAATATTTTATGTTCTGTCCGAACGGCGGGTTTTATAATTTCCAGACGGGCAGGGCCTGCGAGCTGACACCGCTTTCCGCGCAATGCTGGATGACGCATTGCGATTCACGCATGTATGCGCATAAGCTTTGGCGTAATGCGCGTTTGGCAATCGCGCGAGGGATTGTAGGCCTGCCGGAGGTCTTCGCCGATTACATTGCGCTTTCCGGCTTTCAAGAAGGGATCGTCGGCAAATATCTGCCCCGCGATGCCACGCTCCATCTCGTTGGCAATCCGATCGATGCGGACAATCTCGGTCCGAAGCCGGACCCAGCCTCCGGCGATATCATCTTCGTCGGGCGCGTTTCGAGAGAGAAGGGGCCGTTTCTCTTTGCCGAGGCTGCGCGCCGTTTGGGGATGATCCCGACCTTTGTCGGTGACGGCCCTGTGGCCAGCGAGCTGAAAGCGGCCTTTCCCGAAGCACGTATGCTTGGCTGGCAGAATCCGGCCTCCGTGCGCGAGGCCATGCGCTCGGCGCGCGCGCTGGTCTTTCCGTCGCTCTGGTATGAAGGCCAGCCGCTGACCGTGCTCGAAGCCAAGGCGCTTGGAACGCCGGTCATCGTGTCGGATGGCTGCGCCGGCCGCGAAGACGTCGAAGACGGCGCGACCGGGTTCTGGTTCAAGTCGGGTGATGCGGGCGACCTCAGCCGCGTGCTGGAGCTTGCGAAGGACGATGCCTCCATCGCCAGGATGTCGGCTGCCTCCTACGCCGCCTATTGGGCCGACCCGCCGACGCTGGACCGTCATATCGCGCGCCTGACCGCGGTATACCGGACCATTCTCGCCCGAAAGGGCGCCGTCTCCATGCCTGCCGCGCAGAAGCATATTGCCGCACGCCTTGCGGGCTGA